One stretch of Roseimicrobium sp. ORNL1 DNA includes these proteins:
- a CDS encoding dihydroorotase (catalyzes the formation of N-carbamoyl-L-aspartate from (S)-dihydroorotate in pyrimidine biosynthesis), protein MRLTLPKWFDLHTHFRQGPAMAAYVQAHRDMGCAGALAMPNTQPPVSRVAGPAQGDGWSIESYAADLRAAGAEAFEQLIVPLYLTRQTTAEMIREGSASGVLRACKYYPPHGTTNAEHGMPMDELIGSDVFRAMEEAGVVLCIHGEQHALSGPDYIDAQQNAETRFYRERMPRLVEAHPKLRIVCEHITTRTAAEFVAGAPEHVGATITPQHLLYTLGHLIQGLKYHLYCLPVVKFQDDRAALRQAATTVGQVKFFAGTDSAPHTTKATACGCAAGCFTGGCAPQLYAMAFEEAGVDLGTEEGRTLFERFLSLNGPAFYGFAASSQQFHLEKAPSQIALLETAAGPVTPLPVGMGIELTWRIVG, encoded by the coding sequence ATGCGCCTCACTCTTCCCAAATGGTTCGACCTCCACACCCACTTCCGCCAGGGGCCAGCGATGGCTGCCTATGTGCAGGCGCACAGGGACATGGGCTGTGCCGGGGCGCTGGCGATGCCGAATACCCAGCCACCGGTGAGCCGGGTGGCGGGACCGGCGCAGGGCGATGGATGGTCGATTGAGAGCTATGCCGCGGATCTGCGTGCCGCCGGTGCGGAGGCGTTTGAGCAGCTCATCGTGCCGCTGTACCTCACCCGCCAGACCACGGCGGAGATGATTCGCGAGGGCTCGGCCTCGGGCGTGCTGAGGGCGTGCAAGTACTACCCACCGCACGGCACGACGAACGCCGAGCATGGGATGCCGATGGATGAGCTCATCGGCAGTGATGTCTTCCGGGCCATGGAAGAGGCGGGCGTGGTGCTCTGCATCCACGGGGAACAGCATGCGCTGAGCGGCCCGGATTACATCGATGCCCAGCAGAATGCGGAGACGCGCTTCTATCGCGAGCGCATGCCACGACTTGTGGAGGCGCATCCGAAGCTGCGGATTGTGTGCGAGCATATCACGACGCGCACGGCAGCAGAGTTCGTGGCGGGAGCGCCGGAGCACGTGGGTGCAACGATTACTCCACAGCACCTGCTCTACACGCTGGGGCATCTCATTCAGGGACTGAAATATCACCTCTACTGCCTGCCGGTGGTGAAGTTCCAGGATGACCGAGCGGCGCTGCGGCAGGCGGCGACGACTGTCGGGCAGGTGAAGTTCTTTGCGGGCACGGACAGCGCGCCGCATACAACGAAGGCCACCGCCTGTGGCTGTGCGGCAGGTTGCTTCACCGGGGGGTGCGCGCCGCAGCTTTATGCGATGGCATTTGAGGAGGCAGGTGTGGACCTCGGAACTGAAGAGGGACGGACGCTGTTCGAGCGCTTCTTGAGCCTCAACGGTCCTGCGTTCTACGGCTTCGCAGCTTCCTCGCAGCAGTTCCATCTGGAGAAGGCTCCCTCACAGATTGCCCTGCTTGAGACTGCAGCCGGTCCCGTGACACCGCTTCCTGTGGGGATGGGGATTGAGCTGACGTGGCGGATCGTGGGGTGA
- a CDS encoding adenylate/guanylate cyclase domain-containing protein, with protein sequence MRYRTKLSIALVGLTALSCGLLVWLVYRGASNLLFRQVQGRVLAIASTGALNFPIEAHERLRTRADETGADYLKVEKYLRDIRDANQDPEMKVIFVYTMRPSATKPGKWEYISDGEEQGTKDKSHVGDPVEFEGVAGTELELDRPKVNPDYTTDDFGVWLTANVPLRDASGKAVALMGVDVAADSVRAEMHRMLYITMGAVAMASVLSLLASLKLAKWASSPLTLVKATLNEISSGNLEARINLDHDDEFGEVGRAVNRMALSLQERATLKDAMSRSVPGHVAERIASLRDLPALTGSRRRITVMVCNIHNFTRLSSALEPEKAVGFLNEFFEEMVGAVFQHHGTLDKMLGDGLMALFGTPEEDPHHALHALKAAMDMQVRFAKVQQKWMPDPSGHFSMGMGIGLHTGDALVGNLGSKDRMEYTAIGETVKIAARLEAATEENRCSILLSRETAGEIPVHIPLRQVGVVNARGILPSMAVFTPQPTAPAKA encoded by the coding sequence ATGCGCTACCGCACCAAGCTCTCCATCGCCCTTGTGGGATTGACGGCGCTGTCGTGCGGGCTGCTGGTGTGGCTGGTGTACCGTGGCGCGAGCAATCTGCTGTTCCGCCAGGTGCAAGGACGTGTGCTGGCCATCGCATCCACGGGCGCGCTGAATTTCCCCATCGAGGCGCATGAGCGGCTCCGCACCCGCGCGGATGAGACGGGCGCGGACTACCTGAAGGTGGAGAAGTACCTGCGCGACATCCGTGATGCCAACCAGGACCCGGAGATGAAGGTCATCTTCGTCTACACCATGCGACCCTCGGCGACGAAGCCCGGGAAGTGGGAGTACATCTCGGATGGCGAGGAGCAGGGCACCAAGGACAAGTCACACGTTGGGGATCCGGTCGAATTCGAAGGTGTCGCGGGCACCGAGCTGGAACTGGACCGGCCCAAGGTGAATCCGGACTACACTACGGACGATTTCGGTGTCTGGCTCACGGCCAATGTCCCGCTGCGGGATGCCTCCGGCAAGGCGGTGGCGCTGATGGGTGTGGATGTGGCGGCGGACTCGGTGCGCGCGGAGATGCACCGCATGCTGTACATCACCATGGGGGCCGTGGCCATGGCCAGCGTGCTCTCGCTGCTGGCCTCCCTCAAGCTGGCGAAGTGGGCCAGTTCCCCGCTGACCCTGGTCAAGGCCACCCTCAACGAAATCAGCTCCGGCAATCTCGAAGCGCGGATCAACCTGGATCACGACGACGAGTTTGGCGAGGTGGGGCGCGCTGTGAACCGGATGGCTCTTTCGCTGCAGGAGCGTGCGACACTGAAAGACGCGATGTCCCGCTCGGTGCCGGGACATGTGGCGGAACGCATCGCATCTTTGCGGGATCTTCCTGCGCTCACTGGATCACGGCGGCGCATCACCGTGATGGTTTGCAACATCCACAACTTCACGCGCCTTTCCAGCGCCTTGGAGCCCGAGAAGGCAGTCGGATTTTTGAATGAGTTTTTCGAGGAAATGGTCGGGGCCGTGTTCCAGCATCATGGCACTTTGGACAAGATGCTGGGGGATGGACTCATGGCGCTCTTCGGCACGCCTGAAGAGGACCCGCATCATGCATTGCACGCACTCAAGGCGGCGATGGACATGCAGGTTCGCTTTGCAAAGGTTCAACAGAAGTGGATGCCCGATCCCTCCGGTCATTTTTCCATGGGCATGGGCATCGGTCTGCACACGGGGGACGCGCTGGTGGGCAACCTCGGCTCCAAAGACCGCATGGAGTACACGGCCATTGGCGAGACCGTGAAAATCGCTGCGCGACTGGAAGCAGCCACGGAAGAGAACCGGTGCTCCATCCTTCTCAGTCGTGAAACCGCCGGCGAAATCCCGGTGCACATCCCACTGCGCCAGGTGGGTGTGGTCAACGCGCGTGGCATCCTACCGTCCATGGCCGTATTCACCCCGCAGCCCACGGCCCCGGCGAAGGCGTGA
- a CDS encoding DUF3987 domain-containing protein gives MSNRTSSMMHVNTDTSDGSESEATVFHALDLTATAGYQKHQEHSQEATATSEPPLPEEGQTKTGDEETKSTNNNSSDEPPKFDEAALYGPVGEIVRAILPHTESDAVAVYVQLLVGLGSLIGPSPYFIADGSQHRPNLFAVVCGRTAKARKGTSWQQARMVLEEVDEDWARRRVKSGTVSGEGITQVFEEGGDRRLLLVEGEFAQVLQVLKREGNTVSVLLRQAWDGQRIAVLRRTDPIEVEGAHLSMIGHITVPELHRLLAQVDMSNGLANRCLWLHADRSKLLPEGGGTPEYRSPLERIRTAVQSARVRNEVKRDRDATRLWANIYAELSEPPAGRLGDLLCRGEAQVMRLALLFALLDESKHIHCDHLNAALTLWQYIEACTKHIFADVCYSAKGQRLWNALQHRPLTFTDIHTLFSRNLRSGELEQLLKELAPRIEVQPTKNNGGEVLVRAR, from the coding sequence ATGAGCAACCGGACCAGCAGCATGATGCACGTGAACACAGACACCAGCGACGGCAGCGAGAGTGAAGCCACCGTCTTCCACGCACTCGACCTCACCGCCACCGCCGGATACCAGAAGCATCAGGAACACTCGCAAGAGGCGACGGCGACCTCCGAGCCACCACTTCCCGAGGAAGGGCAGACGAAAACAGGAGACGAAGAAACGAAAAGCACGAATAACAATTCCTCTGACGAACCGCCCAAGTTCGATGAGGCGGCGTTGTATGGCCCTGTGGGTGAAATTGTCCGGGCGATTCTTCCGCATACGGAGTCAGATGCGGTCGCTGTCTACGTGCAGCTGCTCGTCGGGCTGGGCAGTCTTATCGGCCCCTCTCCCTACTTCATCGCGGATGGTTCGCAGCATCGCCCCAACCTGTTTGCCGTCGTCTGCGGTCGCACGGCGAAGGCCCGCAAGGGCACCTCATGGCAGCAGGCCCGCATGGTGCTGGAGGAAGTGGATGAGGACTGGGCACGCCGACGCGTGAAATCCGGCACGGTCTCCGGCGAGGGCATCACGCAAGTGTTTGAGGAAGGCGGCGACCGTCGCCTGCTGCTCGTGGAAGGTGAGTTCGCCCAGGTACTGCAAGTGCTCAAGCGCGAAGGAAACACCGTCTCCGTCCTGCTGCGCCAGGCATGGGATGGACAACGCATCGCCGTGCTGCGACGCACCGACCCGATTGAAGTGGAAGGCGCGCATCTCTCCATGATTGGCCACATCACCGTGCCCGAGTTGCATCGCCTGCTCGCCCAGGTGGACATGAGCAACGGCCTCGCGAACCGCTGCCTCTGGCTGCATGCCGACCGCTCCAAGCTCCTCCCGGAAGGCGGCGGTACCCCCGAGTATCGTTCTCCCCTGGAGCGCATACGCACCGCCGTGCAGAGCGCCCGCGTCCGCAATGAAGTGAAGCGCGATCGCGATGCCACCCGCCTCTGGGCAAACATCTACGCCGAACTCAGCGAGCCGCCTGCAGGCCGTCTCGGCGACCTGCTGTGTCGCGGTGAGGCCCAGGTCATGCGACTCGCCCTCCTCTTCGCCCTGCTGGATGAATCCAAGCACATCCACTGCGACCACCTCAACGCCGCCCTCACCCTCTGGCAATACATCGAGGCCTGTACCAAGCACATCTTCGCCGACGTCTGTTACAGCGCCAAGGGCCAGCGCCTGTGGAACGCTCTCCAGCATCGCCCCCTAACCTTCACCGACATTCACACCCTCTTCAGCCGCAACCTCCGATCCGGCGAACTGGAGCAACTGCTGAAGGAACTCGCGCCGCGCATTGAAGTGCAGCCGACAAAGAACAACGGTGGGGAAGTGCTGGTAAGGGCGCGGTGA
- a CDS encoding helix-turn-helix domain-containing protein, translating into MKNKNVRASENTAAPSSVPVPPPTPTPSPFLTPQQLAARWQCSVVKLRRMRKAWTLPAHTVGSHIRFMLADIEKLEAGWRTGIHVASTKEGQPHLAHERQG; encoded by the coding sequence ATGAAGAACAAGAACGTGCGTGCTTCTGAGAACACTGCAGCTCCGAGCTCGGTGCCTGTTCCACCACCCACTCCCACTCCCTCCCCCTTCCTCACGCCCCAGCAGCTCGCCGCACGCTGGCAGTGCAGTGTGGTGAAGCTGCGGAGGATGCGCAAGGCATGGACGCTCCCGGCGCACACAGTGGGGAGTCATATCCGGTTCATGCTGGCGGATATCGAGAAACTGGAGGCGGGGTGGAGGACGGGGATACACGTGGCGTCCACCAAGGAGGGGCAGCCTCACCTGGCACATGAACGTCAGGGCTAG
- a CDS encoding zeta toxin family protein, translating into MVVLEALKGGSKFPFDMLKCERESVVGYWDWWWEGRDMGVLDRPYTISDSDPILRPTDSKETIDTNGDYDHFDDVFQKLLSDGILPRGRAISRTAYRSAVVDYLCGLAPQLPEPLVIFMGGGYGAGKTSTIKYLSSSGVLPGRLPQCALHGVDYCKQVLPEFNLVKSVSDGRASEICQNESRLISDTLFATLISEKRSFVWDSSMSDYEKTLPKLDYAKKNEYQVGMFGVLTDLEVAKRRAMKRACDTGRFAHPGYLEGSHRKFWSNLDQYVRYPFDFLYILENSIDLDTPENQPIIALKQPEDSEVQFIDSDTYRSYTSNPS; encoded by the coding sequence ATGGTGGTGCTAGAAGCCCTCAAGGGTGGTTCGAAATTTCCGTTCGACATGCTGAAATGCGAACGGGAGTCTGTTGTCGGCTATTGGGACTGGTGGTGGGAGGGTCGCGATATGGGCGTTCTGGACAGGCCCTACACAATTTCAGACAGTGACCCAATACTTAGGCCCACGGATTCGAAGGAGACCATCGACACAAATGGCGACTACGATCACTTCGACGACGTGTTCCAGAAACTCCTCAGCGACGGGATACTTCCCCGTGGCCGTGCGATATCGCGCACAGCATATCGCAGCGCCGTGGTTGACTACCTCTGTGGGCTCGCGCCCCAACTACCGGAGCCCCTTGTAATTTTTATGGGCGGTGGGTACGGAGCCGGTAAGACTTCCACCATCAAGTACTTAAGCAGTTCAGGAGTATTGCCAGGTCGCCTCCCCCAATGCGCCCTGCACGGCGTAGACTATTGCAAGCAGGTGCTTCCAGAGTTCAATCTCGTAAAATCAGTGTCCGATGGACGAGCAAGCGAAATATGCCAGAACGAATCGCGTCTCATCTCCGACACTTTGTTTGCCACACTAATCTCCGAGAAGCGAAGTTTTGTCTGGGACTCATCCATGTCTGATTACGAGAAGACTCTTCCTAAACTCGATTATGCCAAGAAGAACGAATACCAAGTAGGCATGTTCGGCGTATTGACAGATCTGGAGGTAGCAAAGCGACGCGCCATGAAGCGGGCCTGCGATACGGGCCGGTTTGCGCATCCTGGATACCTCGAGGGTTCGCACCGAAAATTCTGGTCCAATTTGGACCAGTATGTGCGTTATCCCTTCGACTTTCTCTACATTCTTGAGAACTCAATTGATTTGGATACCCCTGAAAACCAACCGATTATTGCACTCAAACAACCCGAAGATTCTGAAGTGCAATTTATTGACTCAGACACGTATCGCTCTTACACTTCCAATCCCTCGTAA
- a CDS encoding transposase, giving the protein MDFIPYNPWEPIEVTEGNLPHWQQERRTYFVTWRTDDSIPAELSRTWNRARDAWLHAKGITLENLFTLPPETQREYHERFTHVWHDHLDRGHGACHLAKPAVRTLVEQAIRHFDNDRYQLGDFVLMPNHVHLLVSLEPAQSITKQCFSWKRFSAGRINELLGRSGTFWQPESYDHIVRTPEALMTIQNYIANNPAKAGLGPGTFTHFRREDWRYLR; this is encoded by the coding sequence ATGGATTTTATCCCATACAATCCTTGGGAACCCATTGAAGTCACCGAAGGCAACCTGCCACACTGGCAGCAGGAAAGACGCACCTACTTTGTCACCTGGCGTACCGACGACTCCATCCCTGCAGAGCTCAGCCGGACATGGAATCGTGCACGCGATGCATGGCTTCATGCCAAAGGCATCACGTTGGAGAATCTCTTCACCCTGCCACCGGAAACGCAGCGAGAATACCACGAACGCTTCACGCATGTCTGGCATGACCATCTGGACCGGGGCCACGGTGCCTGCCACCTCGCCAAGCCTGCGGTGCGGACCCTCGTGGAGCAAGCCATCCGTCATTTTGACAATGACCGCTACCAGCTCGGCGACTTCGTGCTGATGCCGAATCACGTGCATCTGCTTGTCTCGTTGGAACCAGCGCAATCCATCACCAAGCAGTGCTTCTCATGGAAGCGATTCTCTGCCGGGAGAATCAATGAACTACTGGGGAGAAGCGGCACCTTCTGGCAGCCGGAAAGCTACGACCACATCGTGCGGACCCCGGAAGCCCTGATGACCATTCAGAACTATATTGCCAACAATCCCGCCAAGGCCGGTCTGGGTCCGGGGACGTTTACCCACTTCCGACGCGAAGACTGGCGATACCTCCGCTAG
- the hrpA gene encoding ATP-dependent RNA helicase HrpA, which translates to MSPTLNIRYPADLPITARREEIVAAIRQHQVVILAGETGSGKTTQLPKMCLEALPDARGKIGCTQPRRVAAMSVSKRVAEELNVPWGGLVGCKMRFADDTSRDTRVKFMTDGILLAEIQSDPMLRGYSVLILDEAHERSLNIDFLLGYLVGLLKKRPDLKLLVTSATIDTEAFSKAFGNAPIIEVSGRLYPVEIRYRPFEEEDEDMGVIDAAVAAVEDSLIESNEGDILVFMPTERDIRDARDLIEGRIGNGYEVLPLFGRMASAEQQRIFSPGRKRRVVIATNVAETSITIPRIRYVIDSGLARVSRYNSRTRTKRLPVEAVSQSSANQRAGRAGRVQDGICIRLFSQEDYLKRERFTMPEIQRANLAEVILRMKAFKLGDIESFPFINPPSHAAVRGGYELLRELGSLSDTHDLTSLGHELAKLPLDPTLGRMLLQAREERVLPEMLVIAAGLSIPDPRERPEEKKEQANAAHKAFAAPDSDFMTLWKIWSASPEPGQRSRNALGKFCKSSFLSFTRMTEWRDIWKQLTETFDRDLREAAAAGELKTTLTVEDRVHRCILAGQLSHIALKEGKNIYKAGGNREVMLFPGSNLYERREKNAPHAKPGQQEKSKQPAWIVAGEIVHTSQLFARTVAKIQPDWIAELGAHLVQYKYSEPQWNAKAGRVLVTQRTLLHGLEVKRQSIDFGKVDAVAATDLFIRGALIDNRDTPITLRFYKHNHTLREKIETMLTRVRDNRVYAIDERLFAFYQRHLHGANISSIHDLNQFVNERAAEQPSFLCVTEEELTRGEDFACDPKLFPDQVSVGNSVLPVTYQYRPGEEDDGVTVRVPMQIAAHLTSAQVQWMVPGLREEIATVLMRALPRALRRSFMPIEAKAREVAHEFDPGTGDFFATFANHLTRRYGIDVKPEDWPPNSLPGHLHPRVEVLDQKKNTLMVGRDLSEIQKTVKKQDVKSDAWEKTVARVERHALKAWSFGDLPESLVVEHVAGVEVRGWFGLAAREHEVDVRLYRTREEAARVSVGGVRKLAEIALGKDLVWLMKELRGIGLGIGGSNSSSNSGRGLQGAAALAAVSLALEARDSGRLKSPLLGNSASPSSSSLVKTSAEQLQQSAYEHILAHALRLDPVFPLTEKRFLALCDQVRRELPALTHRVKSLVTQVQEQKGKLLTLSKRYPGLEKDVQRLVPPDVLAVTPHAQLTHLARYLKAIQVRNDRWIANPAKDDAKADLIADFAFDAWPTHVPKSQHETYRWMLEEFRVQVFAPELGTAQPVSEKRLEAMLG; encoded by the coding sequence GTGTCCCCCACCCTCAACATCCGCTATCCCGCAGACCTGCCCATCACGGCGCGGCGGGAGGAGATTGTGGCGGCGATACGGCAGCACCAGGTCGTGATTCTCGCGGGGGAGACGGGCTCGGGGAAGACGACGCAGCTTCCGAAGATGTGCCTGGAGGCGCTGCCGGACGCTCGGGGAAAAATTGGCTGCACCCAGCCGCGACGCGTGGCGGCGATGAGTGTCTCCAAGCGCGTGGCGGAGGAACTCAATGTGCCCTGGGGCGGTCTCGTGGGGTGCAAGATGCGCTTCGCGGATGACACGAGCCGCGACACGCGGGTGAAGTTCATGACGGACGGCATCCTGCTCGCGGAAATCCAGAGCGACCCGATGCTGCGCGGCTACTCGGTGCTCATCCTGGATGAGGCGCATGAGCGCTCGCTGAATATCGACTTCCTGCTGGGCTACCTCGTGGGCCTGCTGAAGAAGCGCCCGGACCTGAAGCTGCTGGTCACGTCTGCGACCATCGATACGGAGGCGTTCTCCAAGGCCTTTGGCAATGCGCCCATCATCGAGGTGTCCGGCCGATTGTATCCCGTCGAGATTCGCTACCGCCCCTTCGAGGAAGAGGATGAAGACATGGGCGTCATCGATGCGGCGGTGGCGGCGGTGGAGGACTCACTCATCGAGAGCAATGAGGGCGACATCCTCGTCTTCATGCCGACGGAGCGGGACATTCGTGATGCACGTGATCTCATTGAGGGACGCATCGGCAATGGCTATGAGGTGCTGCCGCTCTTTGGTCGCATGGCCTCCGCAGAGCAGCAACGCATCTTCTCCCCGGGAAGGAAACGCCGCGTGGTCATCGCGACGAACGTGGCGGAGACATCCATCACCATCCCGCGCATCCGTTATGTGATCGACAGCGGCCTCGCGCGTGTGAGCCGGTACAACTCCCGCACGCGCACGAAGCGCCTGCCGGTGGAGGCCGTGTCGCAGAGCAGCGCGAACCAGCGTGCCGGTCGCGCGGGTCGTGTGCAGGATGGCATATGCATCCGCCTCTTTTCACAGGAGGACTACCTGAAGCGCGAACGCTTCACCATGCCGGAAATCCAGCGGGCGAATCTCGCGGAGGTCATCCTGCGCATGAAGGCCTTCAAGCTGGGTGATATCGAGAGCTTCCCGTTCATCAATCCGCCCTCGCATGCGGCGGTGCGCGGTGGTTATGAATTGCTGCGCGAGCTCGGCTCGCTGAGTGACACGCATGATCTCACCTCGCTGGGGCATGAACTTGCGAAGCTGCCACTGGACCCCACGCTGGGCCGTATGCTACTGCAGGCACGCGAGGAGCGGGTGCTGCCTGAGATGCTCGTCATCGCCGCGGGGCTGAGCATTCCCGACCCGCGTGAACGACCGGAGGAGAAGAAGGAGCAGGCCAATGCCGCGCACAAGGCCTTCGCCGCGCCGGACTCGGACTTCATGACGCTGTGGAAAATCTGGAGCGCGTCTCCAGAACCCGGCCAGCGCTCGCGCAATGCGCTGGGCAAGTTTTGCAAATCGAGCTTCCTCTCCTTCACGCGCATGACGGAGTGGCGCGATATCTGGAAGCAGCTCACAGAGACCTTCGACCGCGACCTGCGTGAGGCCGCTGCGGCAGGCGAGCTGAAGACCACACTCACCGTGGAGGACCGCGTGCATCGCTGCATCCTCGCGGGACAGCTCAGCCACATCGCGCTGAAGGAAGGGAAGAATATCTACAAGGCGGGCGGCAATCGCGAGGTGATGCTCTTCCCGGGCTCGAACCTGTATGAGCGTCGCGAGAAGAATGCGCCGCATGCCAAGCCGGGCCAGCAGGAGAAGAGCAAGCAGCCCGCGTGGATTGTGGCCGGTGAGATAGTGCATACCTCGCAGCTCTTCGCCCGCACCGTGGCGAAGATACAGCCCGACTGGATTGCCGAGCTGGGCGCGCACCTGGTGCAGTACAAATACAGCGAGCCGCAGTGGAATGCGAAGGCGGGACGTGTGCTCGTCACGCAGCGCACGCTGCTGCACGGGCTGGAGGTGAAGCGGCAGAGCATCGACTTCGGCAAAGTGGATGCCGTGGCGGCGACGGATTTGTTTATCCGTGGCGCGCTTATCGATAACCGCGATACACCCATCACGCTGCGCTTCTACAAGCACAACCACACTTTGCGTGAGAAGATAGAGACCATGCTCACGCGCGTGCGGGACAATCGCGTGTATGCCATCGATGAGCGGCTCTTCGCCTTCTACCAGCGGCACCTGCACGGCGCGAACATTTCCTCCATCCATGACCTGAACCAGTTCGTGAATGAGCGCGCGGCGGAGCAGCCTTCCTTCCTCTGCGTGACGGAGGAGGAGCTGACACGTGGCGAGGACTTCGCGTGTGACCCGAAGCTTTTCCCGGATCAGGTCTCCGTGGGGAACAGCGTGCTGCCCGTGACCTATCAATACCGTCCCGGTGAGGAGGACGATGGCGTGACTGTGCGTGTGCCGATGCAAATCGCCGCGCATCTCACCAGTGCCCAGGTGCAGTGGATGGTGCCCGGCCTGCGCGAGGAGATTGCCACCGTGCTCATGCGCGCGCTGCCTCGTGCCTTGCGTCGCAGCTTCATGCCCATCGAGGCCAAGGCGCGTGAGGTGGCGCACGAGTTCGACCCGGGCACGGGCGATTTCTTCGCCACCTTCGCTAATCATCTCACGCGGCGCTATGGCATCGACGTGAAGCCGGAGGACTGGCCGCCGAACAGCCTGCCGGGCCACCTGCATCCGCGCGTGGAGGTGCTGGACCAGAAGAAGAACACCCTCATGGTGGGCCGCGACCTCAGCGAGATCCAGAAGACGGTGAAGAAGCAGGACGTGAAATCCGATGCGTGGGAGAAGACCGTGGCCCGCGTGGAGCGGCACGCGCTGAAGGCCTGGTCCTTTGGCGACCTGCCCGAGAGCCTCGTGGTGGAGCACGTCGCCGGCGTGGAGGTGCGCGGTTGGTTCGGCCTCGCCGCGCGCGAGCATGAGGTGGATGTGCGCCTTTACCGCACGCGTGAAGAAGCCGCACGTGTCTCCGTGGGTGGCGTGCGCAAGCTGGCGGAGATAGCCCTGGGCAAGGACCTTGTGTGGCTCATGAAGGAGCTGCGCGGCATCGGTCTCGGCATTGGCGGTAGTAACAGCAGCAGCAACAGCGGGCGCGGACTCCAAGGAGCGGCTGCTTTAGCTGCCGTTTCGCTCGCGCTCGAAGCGCGGGATAGTGGGCGACTAAAGTCGCCCCTCCTTGGGAATAGCGCGAGCCCAAGCTCCAGCAGCCTGGTGAAGACCTCCGCTGAGCAACTCCAACAGAGCGCCTATGAGCACATCCTCGCGCATGCGCTGCGGCTCGACCCCGTGTTCCCACTCACGGAGAAACGTTTCCTCGCGCTGTGCGACCAGGTGCGCCGCGAGCTGCCCGCGCTCACGCATCGTGTGAAGTCCCTCGTCACCCAGGTGCAGGAGCAGAAGGGCAAGCTGCTCACGCTCTCCAAGCGCTATCCCGGCCTGGAGAAAGACGTGCAGCGCCTCGTGCCCCCCGATGTGCTCGCCGTGACCCCGCACGCGCAACTCACCCACCTCGCCCGCTATCTCAAGGCCATCCAGGTCCGCAACGACCGCTGGATCGCCAACCCCGCCAAGGACGACGCCAAAGCCGACCTCATCGCCGACTTCGCCTTCGACGCCTGGCCCACCCACGTGCCCAAGTCCCAACACGAAACCTACCGCTGGATGCTGGAAGAATTCCGCGTGCAGGTGTTTGCGCCTGAACTCGGCACCGCGCAGCCGGTGAGTGAGAAGCGGCTGGAGGCGATGCTGGGGTAG